TCCACCTGGGTAAAGCTCTGGATCATTTGGATCGTTTCCGAATGCCTCACCGCGGTCATAGAAAATTTCCGTATTCGGTCCGCTAGGTCCCTCCCCAATATCCCAGAAGTTTTCCTCTAAGCGAATAATCCGTTCTTTTGGTATTTGGATCTCATTCAACCATATATCGTAAGCTTCATCATCTTCTGGATGCACGGTAACAGATAGTAATTCCTTATCAAATCCAATCCATTTCTCATCCGTTAAGAATTCCCACGCCCATTCAATTGCTTCCTTTTTGAAATAATCGCCAATGGAGAAATTACCAAGCATTTCAAAAAAAGTGTGGTGTCTTGCTGTGAAACCAACATTTTCAATATCATTTGTTCGTATTGCCTTCTGAGCATTCACTATACGCGGATTTTTCGGAATCACCCGACCGTCGAAATATTTCTTTAATGTTGCAACTCCGCTGTTGATCCATAGTAATGTCGGGTCATCGACAGGCACTAGTGAAGCGCTTGGCTCTACTTGATGTCCTTTCTCTTTAAAAAAATCAATAAATAATTGTCTAATTTCTGCTGAGCTTAATTGTTTCATAATTCATTCCTCCAAACGTTCTATAAAATTAAAAAAATCTCCTCTCTGCATGATTGCAGGGACGAGATTTGTTCGCGGTACCACCCTAATTATGAATGACAAAATCATTCATCACTTAAACATGGTAACGGTTTGAGACCGACGGGGATTAACCGTACTCCGGCTTAGCTTTCCATGAGACTATGTTTAGGATTTCTTTCAACCAAGGAAACCCCTCTCTTTAAACTAGCTGTTCATGTACTTTGTGCCTTCTTTGCGTTTCATATATTATGATAGCGTAATTATAAGGAACTTTAGTTGCATTGTCAATGATTAGACCGCAGAGAAACAAACTGTACGACAATCACTTTTAAAATCGTTAATGCAGGAACAGCCAATATCATGCCCCACACTCCAAATAATTGACCACCCAATAGTAATACAAAGATTATTGCTACGGGATGTATTTTAACCGTTTTCCCCATAATATACGGTGATAAAAGGTTGCCTTCAATTACCTGTATAATAAAAATAGCAATAATCACAAATATGACAGTGTTGCCTCCTGTTGTATAGGAAATCATTACCGCAGGGATTGCACCAATGATTGGTCCGAAATACGGAATAATATTCGTAACACCCATTACAATCGCTAACAGCAGCGCATAATTAACGTCCAGCAATTTAAAAATTATTAGACATGCAATACTGACAAACAAGCTGACAATAAGCTGTCCTCGAATGTATCCGCCAAGTCCTTTATCCACTTCCTTCACTAATTCAGTCGCTTCATCCTTATATTTATGTGGAATAAACCACATAAAAAAAGATTCGATCTTTACATAATCCTTAATGAAGTAAAAGACTAATACCGGGATAACAGTTATAATGATAATCATGTCAAATATTCTTGTAAAGCCTCCGACTAATTTGCCAAGCAAATGATCCAAGGAGATTTCTATTGTTGCTACAAGCTGATCAATTTTGTCATGTACCGTTTCAGGTAA
This region of Oceanobacillus sp. FSL K6-2867 genomic DNA includes:
- a CDS encoding AI-2E family transporter; the protein is MAEDKKRFRLLYWLLIGIVLFIFSFLLVKTMPYYEAFFSFLWKLFIPFIVAALIAYLLHPLVEKLHEWNIHRGLSILLIYLVFFGGAGYLFYKGYPAIVHQVRDLNDNLPEFIHMYENWIYQVYSYTSFLPETVHDKIDQLVATIEISLDHLLGKLVGGFTRIFDMIIIITVIPVLVFYFIKDYVKIESFFMWFIPHKYKDEATELVKEVDKGLGGYIRGQLIVSLFVSIACLIIFKLLDVNYALLLAIVMGVTNIIPYFGPIIGAIPAVMISYTTGGNTVIFVIIAIFIIQVIEGNLLSPYIMGKTVKIHPVAIIFVLLLGGQLFGVWGMILAVPALTILKVIVVQFVSLRSNH